CTAAATATATGGAAACGGTTTGGTGGCTTTTGAAACAAATCTATAATAAAGATTTGATGTACAAAGGATATACTATTCAGCCTTATTCTCCAAAAGCAGGAACAGGTTTAAGTTCTCACGAAGTAAACCAACCAGGAAGTTATCGTGATGTAACGGATACAACCGTTGTGGCTCAATTCCTTACCCCGACCCTCTCCAAAGGAGAGGGAGACGAGACTGAAAATACAATAATAAAAGCATTCGAACTCAACTCCCTCTCCTTTGGAGAGGGTCGGGGTGAGGACTTTTATTTCTTAGCTTGGACGACAACACCTTGGACTTTGCCAAGTAATACAGCTTTGACCGTTGGGCCAAAAATTGATTATGTTTTGGTTAAAACGTTCAATCAATACACTTTCCTTCCGTCAAACGTGATTTTGGCGAAAAACTTAGTTGGAAAACAATTCGCAAAAGGATTTTTCCCAAGCTCAGAAGCTGCAGATTTTGAAAATTTCAAAGCAGGAGACAAGAAAATTCCATACCAAATCCTAGCAGAATGCAAAGGAGCGGATTTAGTTGGGATTCGTTACGAACAATTATTACCGTTTGCTTTACCATACCAAAATCAAGAGAATGCATTCAGAGTAATTTCTGGAGATTTTGTTACTACAGAAGATGGAACAGGAATTGTACATACTGCTCCAACTTTTGGTGCAGATGATGCAAAAGTAGCTAAAGAAGCTACTCCTGAAGTACCGCCAATGTTAGTTTTAGATGAAAATGGCACGCCAGTTCCGTTAGTAGATTTACAAGGAAAATTCACTTCGCACATGGGTGAATATGCTGGTAAATATGTCAAAAATGAATATTATAACGAAGGCGAAGCGCCAGAACGTTCTATAGATGTGGAACTTGCCATTCGATTAAAAGAAGAAAATAAAGCTTTCAAAGTAGAGAAATACGTGCACAGTTATCCGCATTGTTGGAGAACAGACAAGCCTATTTTATACTATCCGCTAGATTCTTGGTTTATAAAAATCACAGAAGTTAGAGATAGAATGTTTGATTTGAACGAATCAATTAACTGGAAGCCAAAAGCAACTGGTGAAGGTCGTTTTGGGAATTGGTTGAAAAATGCCAACGACTGGAATTTATCTCGTTCAAGATATTGGGGAATTCCATTACCAATTTGGAGAACTGAAGACAAACAAGAAGAAATTCTGATAGGTTCAGTTGAAGAATTATACAACGAAATTGAAAAATCTATAGCGGCAGGATTTCAAACTACGAATCCTTTTAAAGGGTTTGAAATTGGAAACATGGATGAAAGCAATTATGATTTAATTGATTTACATAAAAATGTTGTCGATGAAATTACTTTAGTTTCTGCTTCAGGTAAGCCAATGAAACGCGAGGCTGATTTGATTGACGTTTGGTTTGACTCTGGTTCAATGCCTTATGCACAATGGCATTATCCTTTTGAAAACAAAGATAAAATTGACGGAAACAAAGATTTTCCAGCTGATTTTATTGCCGAAGGAGTCGATCAAACCCGTGGTTGGTTTTATACTTTACATGCTATTGGAACTTTAGTTTTTGATAAGATTGCCTACAAAAATGTGGTTTCTAACGGATTAGTTTTGGACAAAAACGGACAAAAAATGTCCAAACGTTTAGGTAATGCGGCAGATCCATTTGAAACATTGGCAGAATATGGACCGGATGCTACGCGTTGGTACATGATTTCAAATGCAAATCCTTGGGATAATTTAAAATTTGATTTAGAAGGAATCGCTGAGGTCCGCAGAAAATTCTTTGGAACTTTATACAATACGTATTCGTTCTTTAGTTTATATGCTAATATTGATGGTTTCAAATACGATGAGGCAGAAATTCCTTTGAGTGAAAGACCAGAAATCGACCAATGGATTATTTCAGAATTGAATACTTTGATAAAAGATGTTGATAGCTACTATGCCGATTATGAGCCTACAAAAGCAGCTCGTGCTATTTCAGATTTTGTACAAGAAAATTTAAGTAATTGGTACGTTCGTTTGTGTCGTCGTCGTTTCTGGAAGGGTGATTATGCACAAGATAAAATTGCTGCTTATCAAACATTATATACGTGTTTATTAAGCATAAGTAAATTGAGTGCTCCTATTGCTCCATTTTTTATGGATAAACTTTACAGAGACTTAACACAGGCAACACAGACTGAGAAATTTGATAGTGTACATTTGGCCGAGTTTCCAAAATACGTTGAAAACTTTGTTGATAAATCTTTGGAGAGTAAAATGCAGAAAGCGCAAACTATTTCATCACTAGTTTTATCACTGCGTAAAAAGGAAATGATTAAGGTACGTCAACCCTTGCAAAAGGTAATGATTCCAGTACTTGACGAGAATCAAAGGGCAGAAATCGAAGCGGTTTCTGACTTGATAAAAGCGGAGGTAAATGTTAAGGAAATAGTACTTTTGGATGATGCTTCAGGTGTTTTAGTGAAACAGATAAAACCAAATTTCAAAGCACTTGGACCTCGTTTCGGAAAAGATATGGGTCTGATTTCCAAAGAGATACAATCTTTATCTAAAGATCAGATTAATAAGTTAGATAAGGAAGGTAGCTTAGTCATTGTTATTGCTGGAAATGATGTAACTTTAACATTAGAAGATGTTGAAATAACATCACAAGATATTGAAGGATGGTTAGTGGCAAATTCTAACGGAATTACGGTAGCTCTTGATATTACTATCAGTCCTGAATTGAAGCAAGAAGGAATTGCAAGAGAGTTAGTAAATAGAATTCAGAATATCCGTAAGGACTCAGGATTTGAAGTTACAGATAAAATAAAGGTGTATTTACAAAATAATGCTATATTGCAAGAAGCTGTAAATGCAAATGAAGATTATATTAAATCAGAAACACTTACAGAAATATTAGTTTTTGAAGAGAATATAGCAGATAGTTTAGAAATAGAATTTGACGAAATAAAAACAAGAATAGCAATCACTAAATAATTTAGTTATGGTAGATGAAATGACAAGATACTCTGATGCAGATTTAGCAGAGTTCAAAGAGATAATCCTTAAAAAAATTCAAAAAGCACAAGCAGATTTAGATTTAATCAAAAGTGCTTATATGAATGATTTGAATAATGGGACGGACGACACTTCACCTACTTTTAAAGCTTTTGAAGAAGGAAGCGAAACGATGTCGAAAGAAGCTAATTCACAATTAGCAATCCGTCAAGAGAAATTCATTCGTGATTTGAAGAATGCACTTTTCCGTGTTGAGAATAAAACCTACGGAATTTGCAAAGTAACAGGTAAATTAATCGGCAAAGAAAGATTAAAAATCGTTCCTCATGCTACAATGAGTATTGAAGCTAAAAATTTACAACGATAATCAA
Above is a window of Flavobacterium sp. 123 DNA encoding:
- the ileS gene encoding isoleucine--tRNA ligase; this encodes MSTKFTEYKGLDLPATASEVLDFWKKENIFEKSVTTREGNQPFVFFEGPPSANGLPGIHHVMARAIKDIFCRYKTQKGFQVKRKAGWDTHGLPVELGTEKELGITKEDIGKSISIEEYNEACKKTVMRYTDVWNDLTEKMGYWVDMEDPYVTYKPKYMETVWWLLKQIYNKDLMYKGYTIQPYSPKAGTGLSSHEVNQPGSYRDVTDTTVVAQFLTPTLSKGEGDETENTIIKAFELNSLSFGEGRGEDFYFLAWTTTPWTLPSNTALTVGPKIDYVLVKTFNQYTFLPSNVILAKNLVGKQFAKGFFPSSEAADFENFKAGDKKIPYQILAECKGADLVGIRYEQLLPFALPYQNQENAFRVISGDFVTTEDGTGIVHTAPTFGADDAKVAKEATPEVPPMLVLDENGTPVPLVDLQGKFTSHMGEYAGKYVKNEYYNEGEAPERSIDVELAIRLKEENKAFKVEKYVHSYPHCWRTDKPILYYPLDSWFIKITEVRDRMFDLNESINWKPKATGEGRFGNWLKNANDWNLSRSRYWGIPLPIWRTEDKQEEILIGSVEELYNEIEKSIAAGFQTTNPFKGFEIGNMDESNYDLIDLHKNVVDEITLVSASGKPMKREADLIDVWFDSGSMPYAQWHYPFENKDKIDGNKDFPADFIAEGVDQTRGWFYTLHAIGTLVFDKIAYKNVVSNGLVLDKNGQKMSKRLGNAADPFETLAEYGPDATRWYMISNANPWDNLKFDLEGIAEVRRKFFGTLYNTYSFFSLYANIDGFKYDEAEIPLSERPEIDQWIISELNTLIKDVDSYYADYEPTKAARAISDFVQENLSNWYVRLCRRRFWKGDYAQDKIAAYQTLYTCLLSISKLSAPIAPFFMDKLYRDLTQATQTEKFDSVHLAEFPKYVENFVDKSLESKMQKAQTISSLVLSLRKKEMIKVRQPLQKVMIPVLDENQRAEIEAVSDLIKAEVNVKEIVLLDDASGVLVKQIKPNFKALGPRFGKDMGLISKEIQSLSKDQINKLDKEGSLVIVIAGNDVTLTLEDVEITSQDIEGWLVANSNGITVALDITISPELKQEGIARELVNRIQNIRKDSGFEVTDKIKVYLQNNAILQEAVNANEDYIKSETLTEILVFEENIADSLEIEFDEIKTRIAITK
- a CDS encoding TraR/DksA C4-type zinc finger protein, which produces MVDEMTRYSDADLAEFKEIILKKIQKAQADLDLIKSAYMNDLNNGTDDTSPTFKAFEEGSETMSKEANSQLAIRQEKFIRDLKNALFRVENKTYGICKVTGKLIGKERLKIVPHATMSIEAKNLQR